One window from the genome of Salvia splendens isolate huo1 chromosome 9, SspV2, whole genome shotgun sequence encodes:
- the LOC121748848 gene encoding NADH dehydrogenase [ubiquinone] 1 beta subcomplex subunit 9-like, with protein MSLATASYAARRAVQKERVRILYRRALKDTLNWAVHRHLFYNDADALREKFEANRQVEDIELIDRMIADGEASHNKWRHPDPYIVPWAPGGSKFCRNPTPPPGIEIIHNYGREENE; from the exons ATGAGTTTGGCTACGGCGTCGTATGCAGCTCGTCGAGCAGTGCAGAAGGAGAGGGTTCGGATTCTCTATAGAAGAGCACTGAAGGATACTCTTAATTGGGCCGTTCATCGCCACCTCTTCTACAACGAT GCTGATGCTCTCAGAGAGAAGTTTGAGGCAAACAGACAAGTG GAGGATATTGAACTCATTGATAGAATGATAGCTGATGGTGAAGCAAGCCACAACAAGTGGCGGCACCCCGATCCCTACATCG TTCCATGGGCGCCCGGCGGCTCTAAGTTTTGCCGAAACCCAACACCACCTCCTGGG ATTGAGATAATACATAACTATGGTCGCGAAGAAAATGAATGA
- the LOC121747768 gene encoding kinesin-like protein KIN-7F: protein MGAMGGDDLIDWEKMQELGNGTEEKILVLVRLRPLNEKEIAQNDVADWECINSTTILYRNSLQERSGLPTAYSFDRVFRGDCKTREVYDEEIKDIALSVVGGINSTIFAYGQTSSGKTYTMNGITEYTVADIYEYMKMHDERAFALKFSAMEIYNEVVRDLLSSDNNQLRLLDDPEKGMIIEKLTEETLRDWNHLKELLSICEAQRQIGETSLNEKSSRSHQILRLTIESSAREFIGKSNSTTLAASVNFVDLAGSERASQAQSVGQRLKEGCHINRSLLTLGTVIRKLSKGRHGHVNYRDSKLTRILQPALGGNARTAIICTLNPSRSHVEQSRNTLLFASCAKEVSTNAKVNVVMSDKALVKHLQKEVARLESELKAPGSTCDHGPLLRKKDMHIEKLEKEIRELKKQRDLAHSRIDDLLRAIESEKSSSKANSIQSVNGVVKRNGSLDILRSQSSQVSYSSDDASDPSQITEEPMLATAEDFDEVSTDIRCIEVDESAKDGTCTSSRHSTSESEESTPLSSEPQLSPVSSAPLSGTDNIYSHVALEQNIQGSLFNPHSDETSPSASTSTTASGGLLLTRSRSCRANMITAPLDMGSDEQNDSTPPTMLEKDFTGRPEGAFQRKQWKLPPVIYGTNSARLTGNVSQSTDYSSFIDDTKNGDGDEDIPTLGSFVAGLREMAKLQYENQTTDQVQLKDATDGNNTRDVALDPMNDWAIKFEMLQKSIIELWQACNVSLIHRTYFILLIKEDMTDSIYMEVEHRRLSFLKETFSRGNFAVQDGRTLTLASSKKALRREREILSRRMSKAFTEDERNRIYEEWGIDINSKRRRMRLVQLLWRDTEDMNHIRKSGEVVAKLIGFSVHGQGMKEMLGLSFMPPQRMMSRRSLRWINS, encoded by the exons ATGGGAGCTATGGGAGGCGACGACTTGATTGATTGGGAGAAGATGCAAGAGCTGGGAAATGGAACAGAAGAGAAGATTTTGGTTTTGGTGAGATTAAGGCCATTGAATGAGAAGGAGATTGCTCAGAATGACGTTGCTGATTGGGAATGCATCAACTCGACCACCATTTTGTACCGGAACAGCCTCCAGGAGAGGTCAGGACTCCCGACAGCTTATTCATTTG ACAGAGTATTTAGGGGTGACTGCAAAACAAGAGAAGTTTATGATGAAGAGATAAAGGATATTGCACTCTCTGTTGTTGGTGGCATCAACT CTACTATTTTTGCATATGGTCAAACAAGCAGTGGAAAGACCTACACTATGAATGGTATTACTGAGTATACAGTTGCTGATATTTATGAATATATGAAAATG CATGATGAAAGAGCATTTGCTTTGAAGTTTTCTGCAATGGAGATCTATAATGAAGTTGTTAGAGACCTCCTTAGCTCAGATAATAATCAACTGCGGCTACTTGATGATCCAGAA AAAGGAATGATTATAGAGAAACTCACAGAAGAAACTTTGAGGGACTGGAATCACCTCAAGGAGTTGTTGTCCATTTGTGAAG CTCAAAGACAAATTGGGGAGACCTCATTGAATGAGAAAAGCTCAAGGTCCCATCAAATCCTTAGATTG ACGATTGAAAGTTCTGCTCGTGAATTTATTGGGAAGAGCAACTCAACCACCCTTGCTGCTAGTGTG AATTTTGTTGATCTAGCAGGAAGCGAGCGGGCATCTCAAGCACAATCAGTAGGGCAAAGACTCAAAGAGGGCTGCCATATAAACCGTAGTTTATTAACTCTGGGGACAGTCATTCGCAAACTCAG CAAAGGAAGGCATGGGCATGTCAATTACAGAGACTCGAAGCTTACTCGCATACTGCAGCCTGCCTTAGGAGGCAATGCAAGAACCGCAATCATATGCACCTTAAACCCTTCTAGAAGCCATGTTGAGCAATCAAGAAACACACTTCTATTTGCAAGCTGTGCAAAGGAAGTATCTACGAATGCTAAGGTCAATGTTGTGATGTCTGACAAGGCATTAGTAAAACATCTGCAGAAAGAGGTTGCCAGGTTGGAAAGCGAGTTAAAAGCTCCAGGATCAACATGTGACCATGGACCATtgttgagaaagaaagacatgCACATTGAAAAG TTGGAGAAAGAGATAAGGGAGCTGAAGAAGCAACGAGATCTTGCTCATTCTCGGATTGATGATCTACTAAGAGCCATTGAAAGTGAAAAAAGTTCTTCAAAAGCCAACAGTATTCAGTCTGTTAATGGAGTGGTTAAGCGCAATGGATCTTTGGATATTCTGCGCTCACAAAGCAGCCAGGTTTCTTATTCATCTGATGATGCATCTGATCCAAGCCAAATAACGGAAGAACCTATGTTGGCAACCGCAGAAGATTTTGATGAAGTCTCTACAGACATTCGCTGTATAGAGGTAGATGAATCTGCCAAAGATGGAACCTGCACTTCTTCTCGCCATTCAACAAGTGAGAGTGAAGAAAGCACGCCATTATCATCTGAACCACAGTTGTCGCCAGTTTCATCAGCACCACTTAGTGGCACGGATAACATTTACTCTCATGTTGCATTGGAGCAAAACATTCAAGGTTCATTGTTTAACCCTCACTCTGATGAAACATCTCCGAGCGCCTCAACTAGTACGACTGCTTCAGGAGGCTTACTACTGACAAGAAGCCGAAGTTGCCGAGCTAATATGATTACTGCACCACTTGACATGGGGAGTGATGAACAAAATGATAGCACACCTCCAACTATGTTGGAAAAGGACTTCACTGGAAGACCGGAAGGTGCCTTTCAGAGGAAGCAATGGAAACTTCCTCCTGTAATTTACGGCACTAATAGTGCCAGACTGACAGGAAACGTTTCTCAATCTACGGACTATAGTTCCTTCATAGATGATACTAAGAATGGAGACGGGGATGAGGATATACCGACTCTTGGCTCTTTTGTCGCAGGACTCAGGGAAATGGCAAAGCTTCAATACGAAAATCAAACTACAGATCAG GTCCAACTGAAAGATGCAACAGATGGAAATAATACACGAGATGTTGCTTTGGATCCAATGAATGATTGGGCCATAAAGTTTGAGATGTTGCAGAAGTCGATAATCGAACTTTGGCAAGCTTGCAATGTATCACTGATACACAGGACATACTTCATCCTCCTTATTAAGGAAGATATGACAGATTCCATTTATATGGAGGTCGAGCATCGGAGATTATCCTTTCTCAAGGAAACATTCTCTAGGGGTAATTTTGCTGTTCAAGATGGCCGCACTCTTACACTGGCATCGAG CAAGAAAGCTCTTCGCCGCGAGAGGGAGATACTGAGCAGGCGTATGTCTAAAGCATTCACAGAAGATGAAAGAAACAGAATCTACGAGGAATGGGGTATCGACATCAACTCAAAACGAAGAAGGATGCGACTCGTCCAGCTTCTATGGAGAGACACCGAAGACATGAATCACATTAGGAAGAGCGGTGAAGTTGTTGCTAAGCTCATCGGCTTCTCCGTGCATGGGCAAGGCATGAAGGAGATGCTCGGCCTCAGCTTCATGCCGCCTCAGCGGATGATGAGCCGACGTTCCCTTAGGTGGATAAACAGTTGA
- the LOC121748820 gene encoding putative nuclease HARBI1 has product MTGVLDKIQEPSISMDDFDIELDEMELVAVAAGYHYYNSLMKQPARSLSPKGFFMAELLSGPDDLWREMYRMDKHVFHKLSDTLRQRDMLRDTPGVVIEEQLAIFLNIVGHNERNRVIQERYQHSGETISRHFNNVLKAIKSLSSEFLQPPSLTTPTEIHKSNRLYPYFEDCIGVIDGMHIPAHVPAKDQSRFRNRRGVLSQNVLVACTFDLQFIFVYPGWEGSAADSRVLRAVLSDPDQNFPKVPEGKYYLVDMGYDNMDGFMAPYKGVRYHLHEYRGANLLPRNAKELFNHRHASVSNAIRRSCSVLKERFPILKLAPQYAFHIQRDIVIAACVIHNHIRREEENDWLFHSNEIPADESPDLDEQPDLQSPFSVHEQMASERRDTIAGMMWNDFMNKCDEW; this is encoded by the exons AACCATCAATCAGTATGGACGACTTCGACATTGAACTTGATGAGATGGAATTAGTAGCAGTAGCTGCAGGTTACCATTATTATAATAGCCTTATGAAGCAGCCAGCTCGCAGCTTGTCACCAAAAGGATTTTTCATGGCCGAGCTACTGAGTGGCCCTGATGATTTATGGCGGGAAATGTATAGGATGGACAAACATGTCTTTCATAAATTGAGCGACACTCTTCGACAGAGAGACATGCTGCGTGACACACCTGGTGTCGTGATAGAGGAACAATTGGCTATATTCCTGAATATTGTTGGTCACAATGAGCGTAACCGAGTAATACAAGAACGGTATCAGCATTCTGGAGAGACAATTAGTAGGCATTTTAATAATGTACTGAAAGCAATTAAGTCTCTGTCAAGTGAGTTCCTCCAACCACCATCTCTCACTACCCCAACAGAGATCCACAAAAGCAATAGATTATACCCGTACTTTGAG GACTGCATTGGAGTTATAGATGGAATGCATATTCCCGCACATGTTCCAGCGAAAGATCAGTCCAGATTTCGCAACAGAAGAGGCGTTTTATCACAAAATGTCTTGGTAGCCTGTACATTTGATCTCCAGTTCATATTTGTGTATCCTGGCTGGGAAGGCTCTGCTGCAGATTCACGTGTGCTAAGAGCCGTTCTCAGTGATCCGGATCAGAACTTCCCCAAAGTTCCCGAAG GTAAATATTACCTTGTTGATATGGGATACGATAACATGGATGGATTTATGGCTCCATACAAAGGAGTCCGCTATCACCTTCACGAATATCGAGGTGCTAATCTCTTACCTAGGAATGCTAAAGAACTATTCAATCACCGCCATGCATCTGTAAGCAACGCGATCAGGAGATCTTGCAGTGTTCTAAAGGAAAGATTCCCGATTCTCAAACTTGCCCCTCAATACGCTTTCCACATACAGAGGGACATTGTTATAGCTGCATGCGTGATACACAATCATATCCGGCGCGAGGAGGAGAACGATTGGTTGTTCCATAGCAATGAAATCCCGGCCGATGAGTCCCCTGATCTCGACGAACAGCCTGATCTGCAATCGCCTTTCTCCGTTCACGAGCAGATGGCATCAGAACGACGAGACACAATTGCTGGAATGATGTGGAATGACTTTATGAATAAGTGTGACGAGTGGTGA